A genomic region of Marinobacter szutsaonensis contains the following coding sequences:
- a CDS encoding sigma-54 dependent transcriptional regulator — MTQPSVIFVDDDPHILQAMAQTLTLEDLPVACFEAAAPALKTITADFGGIVLCDYNMPGMDGLQMLEQVRAVDDSIPVIILTGQGDISTAVTAMQQGAYDFIEKPFDHEELIELLRHALEKRHLALENRRLKAQLRQMAKPGPRILGDSPSMQKVMATIDPILDISANILLHGETGSGKDALARYIHENSPRSAHNFVAINCGAVPENLIESELFGHEAGAFTGADKRRIGKIEHAHKGTLFLDEVESMPMPLQIKLLRVLEEQKVERLGSNQVQDVDVRIIAATKADLKKLSDDGEFRADLYYRLNVVKVDIPPLRERKEDIPLLFHHFVLIAAARYDRESVPLDAGQAARLMQRSWPGNVRELRNLAERYVLLGPAALDENEPGSEGDISGRQTLAEMMDSFERTAIVSALNACHGSIKDTMVQLGIARKTLYDKMKKHGLDKAQFKD; from the coding sequence ATGACACAACCCTCGGTAATCTTTGTGGATGATGACCCGCACATTCTCCAGGCCATGGCCCAGACCCTGACTCTCGAAGACTTGCCGGTGGCCTGTTTCGAGGCTGCGGCGCCGGCCCTGAAAACCATCACGGCGGACTTCGGGGGCATTGTCCTGTGTGACTACAACATGCCCGGCATGGATGGCTTGCAGATGCTGGAGCAGGTCCGGGCGGTGGACGACAGTATTCCGGTCATCATCCTTACCGGTCAGGGCGACATCAGCACTGCGGTCACCGCCATGCAGCAGGGCGCTTACGACTTCATCGAGAAGCCCTTTGATCATGAGGAGCTGATCGAGCTGCTGCGCCACGCCCTGGAAAAACGGCACCTGGCGCTGGAAAACCGGCGGCTGAAAGCCCAGCTGCGACAGATGGCCAAACCGGGACCGCGAATCCTCGGGGACTCGCCGTCCATGCAGAAGGTGATGGCGACCATCGATCCGATCCTGGATATCTCCGCCAACATCCTGCTGCACGGCGAAACCGGTTCCGGCAAGGATGCGCTGGCCCGTTACATCCACGAAAACAGCCCGCGCAGCGCCCACAATTTCGTCGCCATCAATTGTGGCGCGGTGCCGGAGAACCTGATCGAGAGCGAGCTGTTCGGCCACGAAGCCGGCGCCTTCACCGGGGCGGACAAGCGGCGGATCGGCAAGATCGAGCATGCGCACAAGGGCACCCTGTTCCTGGACGAGGTGGAAAGCATGCCCATGCCCCTGCAGATCAAGTTGCTGCGGGTGCTGGAGGAACAGAAGGTCGAGCGCCTGGGCAGCAACCAGGTGCAGGATGTGGATGTGCGCATCATTGCCGCGACCAAGGCGGACCTGAAAAAACTTAGCGATGACGGGGAGTTCCGCGCCGACCTGTATTACCGGCTGAACGTGGTGAAGGTGGATATCCCGCCGTTGCGGGAACGCAAGGAGGACATCCCTTTGCTGTTCCACCACTTCGTGCTGATTGCCGCCGCCCGCTATGACCGGGAGAGCGTGCCCCTGGATGCCGGTCAGGCGGCCCGTCTGATGCAGCGGTCCTGGCCGGGGAATGTCAGGGAATTGCGGAACCTGGCGGAACGTTACGTCCTGCTTGGGCCGGCCGCCCTGGATGAGAATGAGCCCGGCAGTGAGGGCGATATCTCAGGCCGCCAGACTCTGGCCGAGATGATGGACAGCTTCGAGCGCACGGCGATCGTCAGTGCCCTCAACGCCTGCCACGGCAGCATCAAGGACACCATGGTCCAGCTCGGCATTGCCCGGAAGACCCTCTACGACAAGATGAAAAAGCACGGCCTGGACAAGGCCCAGTTCAAGGACTGA
- a CDS encoding cation-transporting P-type ATPase, protein MKQPLPRDRLDGLLDNPAGLDAQERLERRKRYGANVIVESARHGIWSVLADTLRDPMLWFLVGTAVVFLMVGELIEALVLLVALVPFLGMDAFLHHRTRVSTATLRSQLASVARVRIGGQVTEVPSEEVVPGDLLEVHSGEPFPADGVIVAAENLQVDESVLSGEAYPVRKARFADQKAALADEKLRDNVWAFAGTRVLTGTARLRVAYTGPETLYGEIVRTAVAGTQGRTPLQHAVAHLVKVLLWIALAICGLLAMTRLWQGHGWLDAVLSAVTLAVAALPEEFPVVLTFFLGLGVFRLARRDALVRRAVAVENISRTTCICCDKTGTLTEGRLILAHWYPAEQVEESGLLETAARASRADSGDPMDEAILAVAGRLPEVAVAASFPFTEQRKRETSLILQGSKLWAAVKGAPETVLAMCTESEAGHRYWLEKVGELADSGHKVIACAQQELADGTESTAEPESGFRFAGLLAFEDPVREGVVEALASCEASGVRVIMVTGDHAGTAAAVARQIGLGAGKPRVLTGEEFLDRLAAGEDLVLDQVDVVARAVPSVKLELVQALQRRGEIVAVTGDGVNDVPALKAADIGIAMGERGTRSAREVSAIVLMDDNFRTIVRAMEEGWQLFRNLRLSFQYLLMIHIPLVLTASLIPLLGFPVLYLPIHIVWLELIIHPTAMLVFQNLPEQSRLPQTPPGKRVRLLSRTDTLQILLVGFLTTGLVYWSYLRSLSELQDVEHARSMALAALIVAGAVITASLSRLKGKVAVVITAGGVLSALVLIQMPWTAQWLHLNPLHLEDWLRAVLTGALVAIPFVFRALRPGRTSAVSS, encoded by the coding sequence ATGAAACAGCCACTTCCCCGGGACCGTCTTGACGGCCTCCTGGACAATCCGGCAGGTCTGGACGCCCAGGAGCGGCTGGAACGCCGAAAACGTTACGGGGCCAATGTCATTGTCGAGTCGGCTCGGCACGGAATCTGGAGTGTTCTGGCGGACACGCTCCGGGACCCGATGCTCTGGTTTCTCGTGGGCACGGCCGTTGTCTTTCTGATGGTCGGTGAGTTGATCGAGGCATTGGTGTTGCTGGTGGCGCTGGTGCCATTTCTGGGTATGGATGCCTTCCTGCACCATCGAACCCGGGTTTCTACTGCCACCCTCAGGAGCCAGCTGGCGTCGGTAGCAAGGGTCCGGATTGGCGGTCAGGTGACCGAGGTGCCCTCCGAAGAAGTCGTCCCCGGGGACCTGCTGGAAGTGCACAGTGGTGAGCCTTTTCCGGCCGACGGGGTGATTGTCGCTGCAGAGAATCTCCAGGTTGATGAATCGGTACTCTCCGGAGAGGCCTATCCCGTCCGGAAAGCCCGTTTTGCCGATCAGAAGGCCGCCCTGGCAGACGAAAAGCTCCGGGATAATGTCTGGGCATTCGCCGGCACGCGGGTGCTGACGGGTACCGCCCGGCTGCGTGTTGCCTATACCGGCCCCGAGACCCTGTATGGGGAGATAGTACGTACGGCGGTGGCTGGCACCCAGGGGCGGACGCCCCTGCAGCATGCGGTTGCCCACCTGGTCAAGGTCCTGCTCTGGATTGCCTTGGCCATCTGCGGCCTGCTTGCCATGACCCGGCTCTGGCAGGGGCACGGTTGGTTGGACGCCGTGCTCAGTGCAGTCACGCTCGCGGTCGCCGCACTGCCCGAGGAGTTTCCGGTAGTGCTGACTTTTTTCCTCGGCCTGGGCGTCTTCCGTCTGGCACGGCGGGATGCTTTGGTCCGGCGTGCCGTTGCGGTCGAAAACATCAGCCGGACCACCTGTATTTGCTGTGACAAGACCGGTACGCTCACCGAGGGGCGCCTGATACTGGCCCATTGGTACCCGGCTGAGCAGGTCGAGGAATCCGGGCTGCTGGAGACGGCGGCCCGGGCCAGTCGTGCCGACTCCGGTGATCCCATGGATGAAGCGATTCTGGCGGTGGCGGGCAGACTCCCGGAAGTGGCGGTAGCGGCCAGCTTTCCATTCACCGAGCAGCGTAAGCGCGAGACCTCCCTCATTCTCCAGGGCAGTAAGCTCTGGGCCGCTGTCAAAGGCGCGCCGGAGACGGTGCTGGCCATGTGCACGGAATCGGAGGCCGGCCATCGGTACTGGCTGGAGAAAGTAGGTGAGCTGGCTGACTCCGGGCATAAGGTCATTGCCTGTGCGCAGCAGGAATTGGCCGACGGGACTGAATCGACCGCTGAACCCGAATCGGGATTCCGGTTTGCCGGGCTGCTGGCGTTCGAAGACCCGGTCCGTGAGGGGGTTGTCGAGGCCCTTGCCAGTTGTGAAGCGTCTGGTGTGCGGGTGATCATGGTGACCGGGGACCATGCCGGCACGGCGGCAGCGGTGGCCCGGCAGATTGGGCTTGGAGCTGGCAAGCCACGGGTTCTGACCGGCGAGGAGTTCCTGGACAGGCTCGCTGCCGGGGAAGACCTGGTATTGGATCAGGTGGATGTGGTGGCCCGCGCAGTGCCCTCGGTGAAACTGGAGCTGGTACAGGCCCTGCAACGACGCGGAGAGATTGTGGCGGTCACCGGGGACGGCGTGAACGATGTCCCGGCTCTCAAAGCGGCGGACATCGGCATCGCCATGGGGGAACGTGGAACCCGGAGTGCACGGGAGGTATCGGCCATCGTGCTTATGGATGACAACTTCCGAACGATCGTCCGGGCCATGGAAGAGGGCTGGCAGTTGTTCCGGAATCTCCGGCTGAGCTTCCAGTACCTGCTGATGATCCACATTCCGCTGGTCCTGACCGCCTCCCTGATTCCGCTACTCGGGTTTCCGGTACTGTACCTGCCCATCCACATCGTCTGGCTGGAGCTGATCATTCATCCGACCGCCATGCTGGTGTTCCAGAATCTCCCGGAACAATCCAGGTTGCCGCAAACACCGCCCGGCAAGCGGGTACGCCTTCTCTCCAGGACAGATACGCTTCAGATTCTGCTGGTCGGGTTTCTGACCACCGGTCTGGTGTACTGGAGCTACCTGCGGAGTCTGAGCGAACTTCAGGACGTGGAGCACGCCCGTTCGATGGCCCTGGCGGCGCTCATTGTCGCCGGTGCCGTAATCACCGCCAGTCTCAGCCGTCTGAAGGGAAAGGTGGCTGTGGTGATTACGGCTGGCGGGGTGCTGTCAGCACTGGTGCTGATCCAGATGCCCTGGACCGCGCAATGGTTACATCTCAACCCCCTGCACCTGGAGGACTGGCTACGAGCAGTGCTCACCGGCGCGCTCGTCGCCATTCCTTTCGTTTTCAGAGCCCTGCGGCCGGGGCGAACTTCCGCTGTCAGTTCATAG